One Paucibacter aquatile genomic window, TGACCGGTCGCTGGCCGCGTTGCGGGTTGGCGCTGGAGCTGGGCATGTGGATCTCGCAGACCGAACCCACCGGCACCTTGACCCCCGTGGCTTCCAGCACCAGGCCGGCCACACGCACCAGCTTGCCTTGCGATTCCAGTGGCGTGCTGTTGCTGGCGAACTCCTGCAGATTGCTCAGGTACTGCAGCCAGCGGCCTTGGCGGCCAGCGGCTGGGCTGTCGTCCTGGGCTTCGTCGTCGGTGCGCTCGGCCTCGATCTCATCAGCCAGCGTTCCGTAGTACTGCTCCATCACAGGTCCTCCTGCGTGGGCTGGGTGGGCTCGGCATCGTTGCGGCCGCTGCGGCGGTCTTCCCACAGCGAGGCCTGGCCCATGGCCGCGGCGGCCTGCTGCCAGCGGGCGGCCAGGCTGGCGTCGACGCTGCTGATGTCGGAATCGACCCGGCAGCCGCCGCGCGGTACTTCGGGGTCGGGCAGGAGCTGGGCATCGCGCGCGCGCAGCTCCTCGCCGGCGCCTTCCTGCACCAGCGGGTAGTCGCTGGGATTGACGCGCACGCGCACATGGCGGGCCGAGAGCTGCAACGCTTCCACGGCATCGTGGGCCACCTTGGCGATGTGCTCCGGGCGCTGCGTGATCTCGCTGCGCACCACCTGGCGGGCCAGCTCCACGGCGCAGCGCGCCAGGCTGCGGGCCATCTCGTCCTCCAGGGCGCGGAAATCGGCGTCGAAGCTGCTCACCAGCTGGCCGATCTGGGCGCTCATCTGCTGGGCAAAGCTTTTCTTGAAGGCATCGAGCGCGGCCATGCCGTCGCGGTAGCCGTCCTGGTAGCCGGTTTGACGGGCGGCGTGCAGCAGCTCCTGCAGATCGGGTTCCGGCGGCGGTGCGGGCTCGGCCACCTCGGGCTGGGCGTTGGCCGGGGCCGGTGCGCTGATCGGTGCGCGCTGGGTGTTCACGGCACCGTGGAAGGCATCCGGGTTCCAGGCGGCAAAGCTCTGCACTTCTTCGCGCGGAATGAAGCGGCTGTAGCTGCTGGTGCGCGGCGGCGCCGACGGGTCACGCGGCGGCGGTGGCACTTGGCGGGGCGGGCGAGGGGTCATGACTCAATCGCCTCAAACGAATTGGTCGTCGCCGCCGCCCGCCAGCACGATGGTGCCTTCGTCCACCAGACGGCGCACGATCTTGAGCATTTCCTTCTGCTCGGCTTCCACCTCGGACAGGCGCACCGGGCCG contains:
- a CDS encoding FliH/SctL family protein; the encoded protein is MTPRPPRQVPPPPRDPSAPPRTSSYSRFIPREEVQSFAAWNPDAFHGAVNTQRAPISAPAPANAQPEVAEPAPPPEPDLQELLHAARQTGYQDGYRDGMAALDAFKKSFAQQMSAQIGQLVSSFDADFRALEDEMARSLARCAVELARQVVRSEITQRPEHIAKVAHDAVEALQLSARHVRVRVNPSDYPLVQEGAGEELRARDAQLLPDPEVPRGGCRVDSDISSVDASLAARWQQAAAAMGQASLWEDRRSGRNDAEPTQPTQEDL